The Cryptomeria japonica chromosome 2, Sugi_1.0, whole genome shotgun sequence region ATCGATTTAATTCAAGATGTGATAGACCTAGTGGTTCTACAACATAAGGTGGAAAATATTGATGATGTCCCAGCTAACTTCTCAAAACTCACATTGAATAGGCCAAGGATTTTATCATGGAGGCTGAGATGCTTCCAAAAACTACAAATTATATGGTTGAGACCAAAGAAACGGGATTCGGACTCAGGACTCAGCGTCAAACTCGGCTAGActtgggaaagtgaaaaactcaagaaatttagagattttcaaagatttaaaacttgtttcaggcaccctttattgaatacaccttaaagacacaataacatcatcaaactcatctcatttgattacatacacaagtatacatcaatcacataagcataaacgcaaattgtagctgaaggaaataacaaacatagatatataaatattgtcaaatgtatacaatattacaaaactcatggaataaaaaatccatgtcatcatatgatcatcatcaaatgtttcatacaaataccaaaggtaaatacaactacaagcctatggctcaaagGAGCCTGCACGACAGCACCCTCCGGCCCCATCCCAATgcaaaggcatctaaggtaggtcctgtatgattcgacagccatagccactccctgtgacaccatgccatgctcaccaacattaggAACATCCATGTCACTATctacctctgaatctcctgtctatgcttgtgctctctgctcctcctctgccatggctacagtctcagcctctatatctacatGGTCAATCCAATCGGTGTCAGActtagaggttaaattttccctacttctatcgatagAAGCTGGAATAGAACAAGAGTAACAAATGAAGAAGGTTCCATGGGTCCAGGGGGGGCCACACCAGTAACAAGAGGTAGAGGAGGATCCATAAGGCTTGAGGAGGCCACACCAGTAATAGGATGCAAACCATCATCCTGGGGGAATCATCAACAGCATGTGAAGAGTCATCAAAGGAAGAATCGGAAGCTAGGATAGTCaggtgatcaccattagcatccttccaccaagcgGCAACACCTTTACACCTCAAGAGAGAACAATCTGTCGCCAAGTGACTAGTATAGAAGCAACGACGACATCAAAAtgagaggccctcataatccaatgacTGGGTCCATGGCCTttccccaaccatgagaaccacatccccAAGAAAAGGCACGGAGATGCCAATATCGATCAAAATATGCAAAAGTAGAAAGACCCATTAAGAAAGTGGTATTGCCTACCTTTAGGAATTGGTCGATAGAATTGCTAATGTCTTCAAAACAAGAATATTCCCAAAAATAAAGGAGAATATTGGGAAGACCAACCCACATTGAATGCACACCGAACGGTCcaataagagggttaaaagaagttgtccatGGTTTGGCTGAGAGTACCCTAAACCCACAATTTGCTTAAAACCAAATCATAGTCAATAGcagaaatatatgaagcaataaAAAAAcgcttagcacaagggaaaagctcaatgttACCCAAAATGAAGAGCTTCCAAGAATCTATCAACCATTTATGAAGAATCTAATTCTTTTGAATTTGATTGTTTGAGtattttttgcatcaaaatttcagatcacactccataaTTCATCATGAGGATGATAGAGAGAAAAAGGAGAACAAAATGGCTATTGTTGTAGACCTAAACATATTAAAAAGAGTGAGAAAGGTGGAAGGAGTACCAGGTTAGGACAAGTGACAGGTGGGAAGAAAAAAAATtaagaataataataaacaaaGAGATGAAACACCAAAATATAAAGCAAAGGATgtaaacaaagaataaaggaaaatacaaaaaaaaattcttcaaaaaatgccaacaaaaggaAAGTAAGATAACAAAGAAATAACTAGATAATACATTAATATAAAAAATGCATTAATCTAAAAGAGGGGCCAAATATTTGAAGGTAAAAATGTTAATGAAATTATAAACAAGATAAGGAAAATTCAAAATGTTAAAAAAGAAGCAATTATATCAATATTTTAAGTTAAAAATATCATAATGATAAGACATAGTTATGCTATGCAAAactaaataaaaaacaaataaaacataTATTGAACAACAAAGTTAAAAAGAGGGAACAAaaaataagcaaaagaagagaataaACTAAGTAAATTGAAAAGGAGTTACCATATATATGGTAACAATCTAAATagaaaaattgttaccaaaaacataagtatataaatatgtaagttaaacaataaaatccaaataaaaaaatacaaattacataaggaataaaatagaaaagaaaaaacaatGGCGAAGTATCTATAAATTAATTGATGTAAAAATCAATAAATGGAAGAATGAGAAAGGATGCACAAAAGTATTATACAAAAACAACCCAAGCAAAATGttgaaataaataagaaaaattaaaaaatcaaactaTCATCTTAATAATGGATTATGGAGTGTTgggaaacattgatgaaaaaaacaCTCacgcaatcaaatccagaagcagcaTACATACAATCTAAGAACCTGTTCTTGTTGAACTAGGTTTTGCATATAGTGTAGGGGAAAACCCCTTGCAGTATTTCTAGAGTACCACTTGATATTCCATTTCGTTAGTAAGGGTGAAGGTGTGGCTATAGCTAGTTTGTGAGGTATGGGTGCAATTAGGTTGATAGTGGATCTAGTTCTAGTTGTCACCATTACTCTTAGCCTTTCACTCCCAAGAACACTACTCCTCGTGGTGGGTGGGATTGGATGCTCTTTACCTTTGCTTGTGAGTAGAGAGGTGCTCTTAGTCGGCTTGACTCAAGCAAGCTTCCTTTCCTAGAGTTGGCTATTTGTCCACTTCACACACAACAATCTACGAATAATACTTTTGAAGAAGAAGGTAGTCTCACTGGTTGGGAGACGATTAATGATGTTATCCCTAGAAATGTTTGGGGCAACCCAAAAAATAAAGATCCCCCTAATTTCACATCAATTACTTAGACTTTGTTTGAGCTTAACCCTTTTGTAAATATGTTTGTGTTAATCTTGGTCAAGTTTGATTTTGTGGGTGTGCCTCTCTACCACCTTCCTTTTTTTGAATATAGTGTAGGGGAACACCTCTTGTAGTATTGCTAGAGTATCATTAGATTCCCCCTCTCCTTAGTGAGGGTGTAGGTGTGGGTATAGCTAATTTGTTAGGTATGGATGCATTTAGATTCATATTGGAACTAGTTCTAGTGGTCACTACTACTCTTAGCCTCTTAACTCCCAAGAACACTACTCCTTGTAGTGGGTGGGACTAGATGCCTTCTACCTTTGTTTGTGGGTCAGGCAAACTTCCTTTCCTAGAGTTTGTTGTTTCTCCACTTTGCACTCAACAATCTATGAATAATACTTCTAAAGAAGAAGAGAGTGGTATCATGCCAATTGATGATCTTATTGCTAGAGATGTTTGGGTCAATCCAAATAATAAAAATCCTCCTAATTTTACATTAATTGCTTAGACTTTATTTAGGCTTAACACTTTTGAAAATTTGTAGACGTATTAGACTTGATCCAGTTTGATTTTGTAGATGTACCTCTATACTACTTTATTTTTTGAATATTGTCCTatccttctcaaaagaaaattaaataaaaataattttgagaaaCTACTACTGTAGATACAGTATTGATTGTCTTAAAATTCCAGAGAATATTCTATTTTAAGGGGTAAAAAAATTGAAAGAGACATTAACAATTTATATTAACTACTCTGAAGGGATTTACCTGGTTTCACACGACTTCACTCAACGATTACGTTGTCCAATTTGAGTTCATATACAGGTGGAAACCCATTTTTGGAATAACAGGCAACAGAGTCTCTAAACCCACGAAAATGCACCTTATCCTTGGAAGCACAACATTTCAATGAACCCGAACAAATCTTCGCCACGCAAGCCAGAAAGCCTCTGGACCCACGACCATCCTCCTTTCTATGGGAGTCGCAAGATTTCAGTGAACCCGAACGATTCTTCGCCACGCAAAACAGAAACTTGTAAAGCCTGGCAAATTCGTCCGTGTTACAATCCACATCAGCTAGAGCCACCGTGGTTGCACGCAAGTGGCATTTCCCCTTCACTGGGTCAAACCAGCATTCGATGTCAATTGGACTATAGTCAGGATCAATTTTGCCACAAGGAATGGTAATGGGCATTTCTCCTTCCAAGCGCGACCATTCAAAATCCCCTTCCTCGAACAAAGCAGCATCGTCTTTCTGCACTTTTGCTCCTCCACCAATGACTGCGATCGTCTCGCCTCTTACAATTCTGAGCTTTAGATCATTGGAGGGCTTCAAATTTTCCACCCAGTTTCCCAGGGAGTACACCTCCCTCCTCATTGAACGAGGCAGTCGGTCACATATGAAATGCATGACCCAGCAGAAGTATAGATTGATCTTGCCATACACCCATGCTCTCACTGCTATGCTGAACTCCAACAGTGCTGCCGTAAAGCTCAAGAGTATAGGAAGCAGCCAATATACTTGCCTCGTTTGCAGAAACAGTCCTACCAGGTTTATAGCCTTTAGAATTTTCTCCTCGGAAATTGACAAATTTACAGGCAAAAGCAGATCGTTGTCTAGAATTTTGACGGTATGGTTTTCCAGTCTTAAACAATCAAGCACATCTGATAAGGTCATCACACCGCCTGTGGCTACCTGTTGCCAGAATTCTTTATACCCTTTCAGAAACACAGTAACGGGGGCGGCTTCTGCGAAGTCCAGCAAGGCATACCAGATTGTATCAGTGATGTAGTAACACATTTTCCCATTGAGATACAGcttattttctccttctttctttagATGAAACTCCTCACCCAAATACGATGAGTTTTTCTGAGTCTCGTCCAACCGTCCTTGCCTTTGCACCGTCGGCTGATCTGGTGGGATGGTCACATGGCAACGCACAGTCTTGTACACACGACCTTCAAAACGTTTCAGCCGAGCATAGTCTGCAGAGAGGCCCAAAGGTAAGCGGCACAGACTTAGCAACCAGCCAATTCCGCATTGTATGAGCGCCCCAACAGGGGTCAGCTTTCCGATCTCCCAAAACCCAAGGCAGAGTTGCAGCGCCAGCAACAAACTGCTCAATATCGATTTAGCTGACATCCTACTTTCCCAAAACTCTGTATCTTCTCTTCTTAGTTGCAACCCTTAACTTGGCTGTCCTTCCTTCAGCGACAAGGATTGTGATTCAACTCGTGAAGTACAATTTTCTTTTAATCCAAGTAAGAATACAAAGAATAACATCTATTCA contains the following coding sequences:
- the LOC131049961 gene encoding uncharacterized protein LOC131049961; its protein translation is MSAKSILSSLLLALQLCLGFWEIGKLTPVGALIQCGIGWLLSLCRLPLGLSADYARLKRFEGRVYKTVRCHVTIPPDQPTVQRQGRLDETQKNSSYLGEEFHLKKEGENKLYLNGKMCYYITDTIWYALLDFAEAAPVTVFLKGYKEFWQQVATGGVMTLSDVLDCLRLENHTVKILDNDLLLPVNLSISEEKILKAINLVGLFLQTRQVYWLLPILLSFTAALLEFSIAVRAWVYGKINLYFCWVMHFICDRLPRSMRREVYSLGNWVENLKPSNDLKLRIVRGETIAVIGGGAKVQKDDAALFEEGDFEWSRLEGEMPITIPCGKIDPDYSPIDIECWFDPVKGKCHLRATTVALADVDCNTDEFARLYKFLFCVAKNRSGSLKSCDSHRKEDGRGSRGFLACVAKICSGSLKCCASKDKVHFRGFRDSVACYSKNGFPPVYELKLDNVIVE